A single Penaeus chinensis breed Huanghai No. 1 chromosome 7, ASM1920278v2, whole genome shotgun sequence DNA region contains:
- the LOC125027019 gene encoding deoxynucleoside kinase-like isoform X1 yields the protein MGQNVARIGVQGKILTKFAGVQRGVTCLMLPKAFHMHGVARRGGARDPQLLGELESYYETVFEKIGLTEICLDMFVKGPKSKFTVSVEGNIGSGKSTLLQHFAKFNDVEVLQEPVDKWRNVRGYNLLDLMYKDPSRWAHTFQTYVQMTMMELHLKPTSSPVKLIERSLFSARYCFVENLFQGGKMTEPEYNVYCEWYNMITQNLNVDVDLIVYLRTDPKKVNERIRKRARSEEQTIPMQYLEDLHKLHEDWLIEKKHPLPAPVLILDANENLSTMYKKFEEHTSEILCKKLVKNKLKDLEDIGEALVS from the exons ATGGGACAAAATGTGGCTAGAATTGGCGTCCAGGGGAAAATATTGACTAAATTTGCCGGGGTCCAGCGTGGTGTAACTTGTTTGATGTTGCCGAAAGCCTTCCACATGCACGGGGTCGCCCGGAGAGGAGGCGCCAGAGATCCCCAGCTCTTGG GGGAGCTGGAGAGCTACTACGAGACAGTCTTCGAGAAAATCGGCCTCACGGAAATCTGTCTAGACATGTTCGTGAAGGGCCCCAAGTCCAAGTTCACCGTCAGCGTCGAGGGGAACATCGGCAGCGGGAAGTCCACGCTGCTACAGCATTTCGCCAAGTTCAATGACGTGGAGGTCCTTCAGGAGCCTGTCGATAAGTGGAGAAATGTGAGGGGATATAATCTCCTG GACCTCATGTACAAAGACCCAAGCCGCTGGGCCCACACCTTCCAGACGTACGTTCAGATGACCATGATGGAGCTTCACCTCAAACCCACGTCATCGCCAGTGAAGCTCATTGAGAGGTCATTGTTTAGTGCCAG ATACTGTTTTGTAGAAAATCTGTTTCAAGGCGGTAAGATGACTGAGCCAGAATATAACGTGTACTGCGAATGGTACAACATGATTACGCAGAATCTCAATGTTGATGTAGATCTAATTG TGTACTTGCGAACAGACCCAAAGAAAGTCAATGAGCGCATCAGAAAGCGAGCTCGTTCTGAGGAACAGACGATCCCAATGCAGTACTTAGAGGATTTGCATAAATTGCACGAAGATTGGCTGATTGAAAAGAAGCACCCCCTCCCTGCGCCAGTACTGATCTTGGATGCCAATGAAAACCTCAGTACCAT GTACAAGAAATTTGAAGAACATACTTCAGAGATCTTATGCAAAAAACTAGTCAAGAACAAGTTGAAAGACCTTGAAGATATTGGAGAAGCGTTAGTATCTTAA
- the LOC125027019 gene encoding deoxynucleoside kinase-like isoform X2: MEGDVTVAYLSFSDIPLGAYRKGELESYYETVFEKIGLTEICLDMFVKGPKSKFTVSVEGNIGSGKSTLLQHFAKFNDVEVLQEPVDKWRNVRGYNLLDLMYKDPSRWAHTFQTYVQMTMMELHLKPTSSPVKLIERSLFSARYCFVENLFQGGKMTEPEYNVYCEWYNMITQNLNVDVDLIVYLRTDPKKVNERIRKRARSEEQTIPMQYLEDLHKLHEDWLIEKKHPLPAPVLILDANENLSTMYKKFEEHTSEILCKKLVKNKLKDLEDIGEALVS; encoded by the exons ATGGAGGGTGATGTTACCGTTGCTTATTTGTCGTTCAGTGATATTCCTCTCGGTGCTTATAGGAAAG GGGAGCTGGAGAGCTACTACGAGACAGTCTTCGAGAAAATCGGCCTCACGGAAATCTGTCTAGACATGTTCGTGAAGGGCCCCAAGTCCAAGTTCACCGTCAGCGTCGAGGGGAACATCGGCAGCGGGAAGTCCACGCTGCTACAGCATTTCGCCAAGTTCAATGACGTGGAGGTCCTTCAGGAGCCTGTCGATAAGTGGAGAAATGTGAGGGGATATAATCTCCTG GACCTCATGTACAAAGACCCAAGCCGCTGGGCCCACACCTTCCAGACGTACGTTCAGATGACCATGATGGAGCTTCACCTCAAACCCACGTCATCGCCAGTGAAGCTCATTGAGAGGTCATTGTTTAGTGCCAG ATACTGTTTTGTAGAAAATCTGTTTCAAGGCGGTAAGATGACTGAGCCAGAATATAACGTGTACTGCGAATGGTACAACATGATTACGCAGAATCTCAATGTTGATGTAGATCTAATTG TGTACTTGCGAACAGACCCAAAGAAAGTCAATGAGCGCATCAGAAAGCGAGCTCGTTCTGAGGAACAGACGATCCCAATGCAGTACTTAGAGGATTTGCATAAATTGCACGAAGATTGGCTGATTGAAAAGAAGCACCCCCTCCCTGCGCCAGTACTGATCTTGGATGCCAATGAAAACCTCAGTACCAT GTACAAGAAATTTGAAGAACATACTTCAGAGATCTTATGCAAAAAACTAGTCAAGAACAAGTTGAAAGACCTTGAAGATATTGGAGAAGCGTTAGTATCTTAA